ACATGTTGATTTGGTTCAGATCCGTAACGTGGAGACAAACCAGTGTCTGGACAACATGGCCCGCAAGGAAAATGAGAAGGTTGGCATTTTCAACTGCCACGGCATGGGAGGCAACCAGGTAACACAGGAGGAGAGAAAGTGGTTCTCAAACATGTTAATATCTGAAAGATGCTTTTTAAAGTGGAGCATGTCAGACAGAAAATGCTGCTCTGCTAAGAAGAATGCTGTTAtggattttattctaaaaacaaatgCTTGTTATGTAATGTGCAGGTTTTCTCCTACACGGCTAACAAGGAAATCAGGACAGACGACTTGTGTTTAGATGTGTCCAAGCTGAACGGACCTGTCATGATGCTCAAGTGCCATCACCTTAAAGGCAACCAGCTCTGGGAGTACGATCCTGTGGTGAGTGGGCCGGATTATATCAACACTTATAGCAACCCGAGCTGCagtgtaccaaaaaaaaaaacccatgaGGGAGTCTGTGTCTTGTTTGAATCCACATGtattaatgaactcctgctgacTGATGACTTCTGTCGTTCCCTGTGTTTCCGCGGCGCAGAAGCTGACTCTGGTCCACGTCAACAGTAACCAGTGTCTGGACAAAGCCAGCGAGGAGGACAGCCAGGTGCCCAGCGTCAGAGACTGCACGCACACGCGCTCCCAACAGTGGCTGCTCCGCAACGTCACGCTACCAGAGGTCTTCTGACCGCGCTGCACACCCTGTCGAACCCACACGCCGCGGCCCGGACAGAAACCACCACAGGAACGGCCGCGTTTACTGAGTTCTGGCCCCAGGAATAAAGAGACTTCCCACGAAGGGAtccaggaggagaggaggatggATTGGATGGTACTACCTCTGCCAGAAATCAGGGAGAGGTGTGTGTTCAAACCTCCTCAGAGTGAACAGAGAGGAAAGACTCCCTCTAAAGAGCTGTTTTACACttcttactttttgtttttgtttttttttatgagat
This region of Oryzias melastigma strain HK-1 unplaced genomic scaffold, ASM292280v2 sc05698, whole genome shotgun sequence genomic DNA includes:
- the LOC112139847 gene encoding polypeptide N-acetylgalactosaminyltransferase 1; amino-acid sequence: YLENIYPDSQIPRHYYSLGEIRNVETNQCLDNMARKENEKVGIFNCHGMGGNQVFSYTANKEIRTDDLCLDVSKLNGPVMMLKCHHLKGNQLWEYDPVKLTLVHVNSNQCLDKASEEDSQVPSVRDCTHTRSQQWLLRNVTLPEVF